The following proteins are encoded in a genomic region of Glycine max cultivar Williams 82 chromosome 18, Glycine_max_v4.0, whole genome shotgun sequence:
- the LOC100777924 gene encoding homeobox-leucine zipper protein ATHB-6, whose amino-acid sequence MKRLSSSDSSSALMTICPSTEEHSPRNSQHMYGREFQSMLDGLDEEGCVEEPGYQSEKKRRLSVDQVKALEKNFEVENKLEPERKVKLAQELGLQPRQVAVWFQNRRARWKTKQLERDYGVLKANYDALKLNFDTLDQDNEALRKQVKELKSRLLQEENTGGSGVSVKEEIITRPADSEDKTMEQSKSDPSSETSNINPSSESEEDHLNYECFNNNDDCVGGTAASLLQVDFKDGSSDSDGSSAILNEDNMYSPLKFNNCSISTSPSSSSMMNCFQFQKPYHHHAQYVKMEEHNFLSADEACNFFSDEQAPTLQWYCPEQWS is encoded by the exons ATGAAGAGACTTAGCAGCTCAGATTCTTCCAGTGCCCTCATGACAATTTGTCCATCAACAG AGGAACATAGTCCGAGGAACAGCCAACACATGTATGGTAGGGAGTTCCAATCGATGTTGGACGGACTCGACGAGGAAGGGTGTGTTGAAGAACCGGGGTATCAATCTGAGAAGAAGCGTCGTCTAAGTGTGGATCAAGTGAAGGCTTTGGAGAAGAACTTTGAGGTTGAAAACAAGCTTGAACCTGAGAGGAAGGTGAAGCTTGCCCAAGAACTTGGGTTGCAACCTAGACAGGTAGCCGTATGGTTCCAAAACCGTCGAGCCAGATGGAAAACCAAACAATTGGAGAGAGATTATGGTGTACTCAAAGCCAATTATGATGCTCTTAAGCTTAACTTTGACACCCTCGATCAGGACAACGAAGCCTTACGAAAGCAG GTTAAGGAATTGAAATCGAGGCTGCTGCAAGAAGAGAACACAGGAGGAAGCGGTGTTTCGGTGAAGGAAGAGATAATAACGAGGCCTGCAGACTCAGAAGACAAAACGATGGAACAAAGTAAGAGTGACCCATCTTCTGAAACCTCAAATATTAATCCTAGTTCGGAGTCGGAGGAGGATCACTTGAACTACGAGTGTTTCAACAACAACGACGACTGCGTCGGAGGAACCGCCGCATCGCTTTTGCAAGTGGACTTCAAAGACGGTTCTTCCGACAGCGACGGATCAAGCGCGATTTTGAACGAAGACAACATGTACTCTCCCTTGAAATTCAACAATTGCTCCATATCAACCTCGCCGTCATCGTCTTCGATGATGAACTGTTTTCAGTTCCAGAAACCGTATCATCACCACGCGCAGTACGTGAAGATGGAGGAGCACAATTTCCTCAGCGCGGATGAGGCCTGCAATTTCTTCTCGGATGAACAAGCACCGACCCTTCAATGGTACTGTCCAGAACAGTGGAGCTGA
- the LOC100780058 gene encoding uncharacterized protein, whose amino-acid sequence MEKMDYIERSQTQQSRSHLYNKCSHIFLIRIIFKSNNMRNTNFRGKRLHISVHVLCNSVLPYIASLTTEFSLYIIVSLKNVTKVSNSNGKGKKMMKRCELVFEEARRGGCKEHPYDKQSPGVCSSCLREKLSQLYNTNPIIDPRCFSPASSPASPHQSFSSSKHGSSGHRRPRFRRNASHVAESASCMLSLNLKKSKSLAFASRHRDVMMSGRKKDGFWTKVLKLKRNDEF is encoded by the coding sequence ATGGAGAAGATGGATTACATTGAACGCagtcaaacacaacaatctcGTTCTCATTTATACAATAAATGTTCACATATTTTCCTTATCAGAATAATATTTAAGAGCAACAATATGAGAAACACGAACTTTCGAGGTAAAAGACTACACATATCCGTGCACGTGTTATGTAATAGTGTATTACCATACATTGCATCTTTGACCACCGAATTTTccttatatataatagtttcTCTCAAGAACGTAACAAAGGTATCCAATTCGAAcggaaagggaaaaaaaatgatgaaaaggtGCGAATTGGTGTTTGAAGAAGCAAGAAGAGGAGGGTGCAAGGAGCACCCATATGATAAGCAATCACCAGGTGTTTGCTCCTCTTGCTTAAGGGAAAAGCTCTCTCAGCTATACAACACAAACCCTATTATTGATCCTCGTTGTTTTTCTCCAGCTTCTTCGCCTGCTTCTCCTCAtcaatctttttcttcttcgaaACACGGCTCCTCCGGTCACCGGAGGCCGCGCTTCCGGAGGAACGCTTCGCACGTGGCGGAATCTGCCTCGTGCATGCTGAGCTTGAACTTGAAGAAGAGCAAGTCGCTGGCGTTTGCTTCGAGGCACAGGGATGTGATGATGAgtggaaggaagaaagatggGTTTTGGACAAAGGTGCTCAAACTCAAGAGAAATGATGAGTTCTAG